From a single Epinephelus fuscoguttatus linkage group LG18, E.fuscoguttatus.final_Chr_v1 genomic region:
- the nt5c2l1 gene encoding 5'-nucleotidase, cytosolic II, like 1: MDRNLISSEEPRVKRSFDQMVFVNRSLTLENIKCYGFDMDYTMAMYKSPDYESLGFELIRDRMVSIGYPHEILRYTYDPSFPTRGLVIDTTYGNLLKVDSNGNILVCSHGFHFLKGQDINKYYPNKFIQRDDTDRFYILNTLFNLSETYLYTCLVDFFARCTRYINAVTGYQHGDLFMSYRSMFQDVRKAMDFIHDTGTLKGQTIKNLDKYVIKDPNLPVLLDRIKLGAKVFLATNSDYSYTEVIMKYLLENNPTPGSQKRSWRSYFDLIVVDTKKPLFFAEGTVLRQVDTDTGKLRIGTYTGDLQKGTVYSGGSSDIVSDLLEVKGKDILYVGDHIFGDILKSKKRQGWKTFLVVPELTKEVQLWEKKKSVFEELKRLDIFLAELYKHLDSDSQECPEICAVQSRMKVLTYRMDMSYGQMGSLLRSGARQTLFASQLMRYADLYSSTCLNLLHYPFNYLFMAPPVLMPHEAVSQPSNDFASAEVTVTNNMVKMSMN, encoded by the exons ATGGACAGAAATCTCATCTCCTCTGAGGAGCCCAGGGTGAAGAGGAGCTTTGATCAAAT GGTGTTCGTAAACAGAAGTCTGACGCTTGAAAACATCAAATGCTATGGATTTGACATGGACTACACGATGGCAA tgtATAAGTCTCCTGACTACGAGAGTCTGGGCTTTGAGCTAATAAGAGACAGAATGGTGTCCATTGGATACCCTCATGAAATTCTACGCTACACATACGACCCCAGCTTCCCCACACG CGGTTTAGTGATCGACACCACATACGGGAACCTCCTGAAGGTGGATTCAAATGGAAACATTTTAGTCTGCAGTCATGGCTTCCACTTCCTCAAAGG GCAAGATATTAACAAGTACTACCCCAACAAGTTCATCCAAAGAGATGACACCGACCGTTTCTACATTCTCAACACTCTCTTCAATCTGTCAG AGACTTATCTCTACACCTGCCTTGTGGACTTCTTCGCCAGATGCACCAGATACATAAA TGCTGTGACTGGTTACCAGCACGGCGACTTGTTTATGTCCTACAGAAGCATGTTCCAAGATGTTCGAAAGGCGATGGACTTCATTCACGATACG GGAACCCTGAAGGGACAGACTATCAAGAATTTGGACAAATACGTTATCAAAGAT CCAAATCTCCCTGTACTCTTGGACCGGATTAAACTGGGGGCCAAGGTCTTCCTCGCCACCAACAGTGACTACAGCTACACTGAG GTCATTATGAAATACCTGCTTGAAAATAATCCCACG CCTGGAAGTCAGAAAAGGTCCTGGCGCTCCTATTTTGACCTCATCGTGGTGGACACCAAAAAGCCGCTGTTCTTTGCCGAGGGGACGGTGCTGAGACAAGTGGACACG GACACAGGAAAGCTTCGGATTGGGACGTACACAGGCGACCTCCAAAAGGGAACTGTTTACTCTGGAG GATCTTCGGACATCGTCAGTGATCTGCTGGAGGTCAAAGGTAAAGACATTCTCTATGTTGGCGACCACATCTTTGGAGACATTCTCAAATCCAAGAAGCGTCAGGGCTGGAAGACTTTCCTGGTCGTACCAGAGCTCACGAAGGAGGTGCAGTTgtgggagaagaagaaga GTGTGTTTGAGGAGCTGAAACGTCTCGACATCTTCTTAGCTGAACTTTACAA GCACCTGGACAGTGACAGTCAGGAGTGTCCTGAAATCTGTGCCGTTCAGTCAAGAATGAAG gtgCTGACCTACAGAATGGACATGTCCTACGGCCAGATGGGCAGCCTCCTGCGCAGCGGTGCCAGACAGACGCTGTTTGCCAGTCAGCTGATGCGATATGCAGATCTGTACTCCTCCACCTGCCTCAACCTGCTGCACTACCCCTTCAATTATCTCTTCATGGCTCCCCCAGTCCTG ATGCCCCATGAAGCAGTGAGTCAACCCTCGAATGACTTTGCTTCAGCAGAGGTCACTGTCACCAACAATATGGTGAAGATGAGCATGAACTAA